Genomic segment of Arachis hypogaea cultivar Tifrunner chromosome 11, arahy.Tifrunner.gnm2.J5K5, whole genome shotgun sequence:
tttcatatttttttaaaattttatagatatttaattatttttactaaaatataattagatgtttcttttgttaagtattaggatgttttttttcatattaaatgaatgtttttttatatttctgtaattatGTAATTTGCAGTCtctttaatcatcaaaatggcacctaATAAGTAATATCCCAAAACGCAGAGAGCAACATcatgatgataaataatttttttaaaataataaaattttattgaagataaaaatattttattaaaaataataaatggaaAACAATGAGAATGGAAGGAAGAATGCAAGCAGCCAAGCAAAACCCAAGAAAgtacccaaaaaaataaaatgcacCAAAAAATAAACCCAAGAAAGTTCTCCAACCCTCTGCTCAATTCTCTGTACGACTGCACACCGTTTGATTGGCCTCAGCTCACAAACCCCAACTTTTCAACTGTTAATGGCCTTCCTTTGCTGACCACCCGCGGCGCCGCATGCTTCATGTCTTTCATCCGTAACCACGGCGGAGTCTTCCCTGTTCCTGTCGCTGTTGACGCCGGCTCCGAGGGGGAAGTCACGTGCGCTGATGCGTGAAAGCTCCGAGACCCGAACCCGAGTCCGAACATAAGGTTTACGAGCTTCCGATCTGGTAAAGACAGTTCCGACTGGAAGCGGAAGCGATCGAAGGAGTGGGTCGCGGTGGGGAGGCGGAAAGGGTCTGACGGTGAGAGAGAAGTTTGTGTGTGTGATTATTAGAGGTGGGTAGattaatgtgagagagaagaggaatgtTTTTATAGGTTTAGTTaatcaattttgaattttaaaaaaatttaaaattaattattaatataaattaatgtgattttgtttagtttttggctagaaactttttgattccatatacttttttattaataaaatatatttattaaagataatttaatatttatagtgaccaaataataattaaaaatactaaaagttATTGGTCCCAAGAGTTTCTATTATCCCAAATATAAGGCTTGTAAAATGGATCCTTACTCCTTAGCGTCAATGTtggtcttttttttaaaaaagttttttaaataTGTGTAATTCTACCTGAGTTAAAAATACTACATTTTTTGAACACATACATAAAGAAATACTTTTAGCTTTCATAATTTATATCAGtagtgacaaaaaaaaaaaataaaactcagTCCTTTTAGAAGACAAGTATATTCTTTATCCACTACACCATAACACCAACTATTTCGGCAAGCAACAAGATTCTTTtctgttaaaaaaaaaacccctCTTTCATACTGCTAATCTCTTATTTGTGAGAAAGTTGTCTCAAAACGTGTGTTTCTTGATGCTTGACTTTGTTGTTTAAATAATGATTAGCATCCCATTGTCTTGTAAAACATGCAGCGATAGAAAAGGCAGTCCTTCGGAGAATGAATGTTTTTTTCCTCAATTGTTTAGTTAAGTGtaattatttagtatttaccATTTACATCTtctctcacttttttttttttttttgtcaacttTTAAAAAGTGTAAAATAAAATATCAGATTTATCGGAGAAAGAAAATTGGGAAAATCCATTCTCCAGCGGCGCCTAACTACGCAATAAACATGTTTTGTATTAGAAATGGATATCCTGATGTATGCTCCGTACCAGTCCCAGACTCGGAAAAGGGGTCAATTCAATTTGTTGTTTTATAGGGAGGTAAGGAAGAAGACTACTGTGCCATCTCATCCAGTAATTATTCTCTATATGTATGCTATTTGTCTTTGCATTCACAGAGAACCCTTGTTTACAATGATACAGCCTCAACTAAGAATCAGGGGAAGAATTGGGTTATAGTCACTAACGCTTTCCTGCTTTATTTTTTATACATCCATTCCATATAATACACATGCTCTCCGGTATGACCGCCTTCGGCAGTTCAGTCTATTTGGATGAAAGCCAAGGGTTTGGTGCGACATACGTGTAGCCATGGAAATGGTCACCGGCCGTGGGAGTGGAAGCTGGTGAGTCATCTGGAGGCATTGCCGTCCAGCATTGGTCAAAGTTAGCTGTACACTCTTTACCGGAGACATCTGGTTTGAACTTAGGTTTGAGTTCTCTCGCCTCCAATTTCTTCCAATTGATTGGTCGAAACCATTTGTGACTTTTGATCTGTTCATCTCCATTTGGCCCGTTGCCTAACCTTGTTGATGGATCCTTTTGCAGCAACTGTAACGAGTAAAAACATATGCAGTTTTTTAAGCATCCAAGATATCTCTCTCACTATATCTCTAATAAATAACATAATATCTCAGAGAACCAAGCTTTCCAGGTTCCTTgtgttcttttaaaattttaaagatacataataattttttatgtcaAATAATGTTTTTAGTACCTTGAATTAGAAACCACATTTCTTAGGGTGCCTGTTTCAAAATAGATTTACATATTGCAAGGACAGTTGGGAACTTAAAAGACCTTAGTTCTGTAAGAACACTAACTAAACATCAAGGCAGTAAATTCAAAAACCTTTATCAAATAGTTTAAGGAATGAACACATTCTACTATTGTCTACTTACCCCTTTGAGCAAAGAATGAGCTTCTGTGGAAACCGTTGGTGGAAGTTTAACTTTCTCTTTAATAATCTTCTCCTGAAGCTTCTTTTTGTTCGTGTGTGTGAATGGTGCCTGCCAAATGAAAAGCTAAAAATCAGGAAAAATGAATGAAAACACTTTGTAGCACAGCAAAAGCATTCTGTAGAGTGCTGTGATTTGGCTGTATGAGCTACGAAAAGGGGAAGTCTAAGAGAacgttcaagaaaaaaaaaaaaaaaacaatattcaTCCACAATAAGGGCCATCTTGAGATAATGCAGTCAAGAGCTATGCTTTTGTTATTGACACACTCAATAGAAAACTAATTGGAGATTGACAACAAATAAACCCCCCAAAAAAGAAGAGCTTCAAACTTTGCATTACTAAATACTGTTGAACCATACTTGATTATAAAAGGTAGTAAATCCCTTTTGTAGATCACATGCATCAATCATTTAATTGTTTCCACAAAAGGTACCAAATGTGCATATTATTGCATACCATCATGTAATTGAATTATTCAACTATGACTCAAGCACACACAACCTATGCATAAGTACTGATAACGATGCAAGATGAGAAAGATGACATTACCTTCCCTGTTAGCATCTCATACAACAAAATACCAATGCTCCACCAATCTGCATCCTTATTATGGCCTTTGGCCAGTATGATTTCCGGAGCCATATATTCCATGGTCCCACACATAGAGTTGGATCTTCCTGATTCGTCAATCTCTTTCGACAATCCGAAATCAGTTAGCATCACCTATACGGACAAATGTCAAAGTTCAAGAACATATTGTACGTCACGCATTCAAAATAATATCATAGCAAAATCAAATTTGACTTGTCATCAATACAAATTCAGACAATACCATACAAGGTCAACTAGGAAATTTTAAATCAAGgaaatttaacaattttttaaacaaatccCTAACAACAGTAAGTTTAAGAGCCATGATCATTACATGCCCATCACCATCCATAAGTATGTTCTCAGGTTTAAGATCCCGGTGCACGATGCCATTCTTGTGAAGATGTGAAACAGCAGATACTATCTCAGCAGTGTAAATCCTTGCCTGATCCTCACTACTCAAACATATCAAAGccacaattaaaaaataaaaataaaaggtgcAGGATTTTCACAGTGATGGAGAACATTATACCTGAAGATGCCCTGTCGATAGAGATGAAAGAAGAGATGCCCTCCATTTATGAAGTCCAAAATCAAATACAACTTAGATTTAGTCTGCACATAAATTTCAATCAAACATAGCATTAAGGTTAAAACTGATCAATAAAGTATTTGATCTAGAAGATAGGATCAGAtaagaaaaggagaaaaagaaaataaaaacagaatcCAAAAATTGTTCCACAGTATTCTACGTGTCCAAGGATTATAAGCAGAAAAGAAAGACTGGATGATTTCTTCACACAAGATATTATAAActcctttaattttaattttccatAAATGACACCATAATCCAAGAACAACAACTTGGGTGTTTCCAAAAGAAAGGATTTGATTAGAAACCAGTGTTAAAACACTTGTTTACACTGAATCAAAAGTGAATTCATCTGTATATACAAATCCATTATCAATTTCATAATTAGTTTTAAGTCCACTAGAAATTCATTAAATTTCAGACGCTGATAGTTTAGCAAAATAAATAAGAACCTGGAAAGAGTAGCGAAGTTGAACAATGAAAGGATGAACAACTTTAGTGAGAATATCCCTCTCAGCTTTCATGTAATCCACATGGTTCTTCTTGATGATGGTCTCCTTCCTCATCACCTTCATCGCAAACACACCATCTTCACAGCACTCTTCTTCGCTCTCTTTCTTTTgatgctgctgcttcttcttcttccgtaCAAGAAACACTTTCCCAAACGAACCCTGACCAACAACCCTCAAAATCTCGAAATCCGCAGGCCCAATTCGAGGGCTCACTTTCTCTTCTTCGATGACATTGAGAGGCACTTGTTCGGATTCTTCTCCCTCGCTCTGAGAGGAGAGTTCGTTGACGAAGGAGAGGATGGGGTTGGAGGGTGGGGCCACGCGAGGGGAGGGGCCCACAAAGGAGTGGGACCTGCTGTGAATCACGTGCGGACTCATTGCAGCTGAGGGTTCGTCGTGGTGGTGCCCGAATACATGGTTAAAGTCGAAATCCTGTTCATTGTTGGGAGGTGgtgatgatgaagaacaaggtatGGTGAGCTTGCTCAGGTTAGCTGCCATTAGAGAGTGCAGGCTTTTCTTCTGAGATGTCGACACCATTCTGTTAGTTTCCTTGTTATTCTTGTGGTGGTTGATTCATTGGGGCTTCATTTTATGGGGAAAGGAAAAACAAAGAGAGAGCTGGCAATTATTTTTTGATGCATGAATGAATTATGGGAAGTGGGGAAGAATGGACGGGGAACCGGAGGGACTCGTGTTCTTTTATTATGTTCATCATCATGACGCGCTTTTCATGTGTGTGAGAATCAATTGCCCTTGGGCACGGGTCACCCATAATTGATGACAAAAGGATTTTGTTACACTGACCACCGTTGAATGCTAGAGCCGGTCGGATTTTCTTTAGTTTATTTCATTCTGAATTATTACGTAATGTTGGTATATACATCCAAAGATTAAAAGCATATTTAAGCTTATTTGCAATCAAAGTCATTCACTCCGGAGAAGTGAGAACTGATTCAGGTCACATTCAACAAGTCTTTTTTCATAAAGGATAATGTGTAGAGAACTTTCAGGACCTAGAGGCCACCAGTCAAAGTTGCAGTAATCAGAGTCCCACACTATATCTTTGTTCTTTCTGCATTTCGATAGAATGTAGCGCAATACATATATTCTTGGCAATCACTGTAGCCAAATATAATTGAACTAATGATATACCACAAACAAGCTCAATTCTAAAACTATTTATTACTCATACTTTTTGTCTTTCCTTAAGCTCTTGAGCTTAACATTTCTAATCACAATAGTGAACAGTATATATCCAAGTCCAAGCAAGCATAAGACTGTTATGATTAAAGCAGCTGGCATATTAACATGTCAAACACATGCGGCCATTTTCCAGTTTTAAGAGCCCTAAAGTTTGCAACATCAACATTCATTTAAAATTGCAACAACTTTCATTGTCCACTATATTTCCCCACCTTTTTTTCCCTGTTTACATTTAACTTACAATTGTATGGCAAGTAACTCAGCCCCCAAAAATGAAACCCAGGACAATGACATCACTCACCAATCCCACATCTCCAGCATATAAGACACACCACCTAACATAATTTCTTCCAGCCAACACAACAGAATATGCAGGGGCAGGAATTCTCCTAAAAAACTGGAGAATGATAATTgattaaaagagagaaaaaaaatgaatataacaTAATACACAACAAGCTAGCCTAACCAACAGACAAGGCCTAACCAAAATGGCCCCCTCTATCACAGGCATTTACCAATAATCTATGATACAATCCCCAAATTCAACTCAAGGGGTCTCAAAGCTTCTTGAACTATTTCCTGAACTGCTCTATTTCGTCGGCAAACATCTGAGAATTCTTCAACAGGAACAATCAACCCATTAGTATCACCTCCAGATGCTGCATCAGAAAGGGCGGATAAGAATCTTGATCGCTCCACGTCAGTGATAGCTGTTGATGGAATCAACAACACACACTCTTTTGCCCATTGCAGTGCTCGTGACCCATATGCTCGCATTAATGCCAGTAATGTATAAGATACCTGAGACATTCAGAGAAAAATAGTTTGCAAGTCATCCTTCCATCAATTTCTTTTGGGTTAgtatataatatatgaaaattaggAAGTTATGTCAACAATGACTTGAGAAATTACCACATCAACTCGAGATTTAGGAAGTGCTCCTGTTAATGAGGCAACCAAAATTCTGGTGATGCTGGCGCCTCGAGGAATAATTACACCATCTCGGATTGGGATAAATTGCTCCCCCAATGCAGAGTTTGCAAGATCAAAAATGTCGGCTAAGAAATGCAATATTGACTTGGAAGCCTCCCTACAAAGATGATGCCAAAGCATAAAGAATGATGCAATAAGCACTAGAAAATCGGTGCATGGTCTGAAATGAAATAATTGATGGTATTCTTTACTCCGCTTATACATACCATCGTATTCCTTTGGTAATTCTATATTTTATGATATGCAGAAAGAGATACTTATGTCAATAGTTATCCCTCGTCTTAACTTCATAAAAAGTAAGCAAAACAAATGCATTACATCAGAGATTCAATACATTGTCTTTATTACGAGTAAAAAATGTCCACACCTGCACTTAAGTAGGCAAGTAAGAAGTGAGACAGGTTTTCTTGTGTTTATCCAGTTGCTAATTCATTGCGGAATCTTTTGTTTCATAGTTCATAGAGTAGATTGGGTTGGTCTACCTATATTATTATAGACTTTTTCAATACGGTATTAAAGGATTTGATGGAAGTAAAGGGATCTTAATTTTGTCAAACTGTGGACTTGTTGAAATTGTGTGCCATCTTAGTTGTAGAGGAATGCTCAACTTTTTTTCAAGGTACGTCAGTTCAGAAGTGTGATAAAATATGGTTCTAGGCTTGTATCTGGTTCTCATACAATGGTCTTCTCCCATTTGCAGTTTCAAATATGCGCAGACATCAAGATGCCATCCTTAattggggtttttttttttcgagtaTTATTGATGAATTTATACAGACATAAATACCATTCAGAAGAACATTGGTTTAGCTTTCAAGGttgttttgagagagagagagagagagagagagagagagagagagagagagagagagagagagagagcgccaATACCTGTGTTGTACCGTGATCCCAATCATAGAACAGTCAACTAATGAAGGAAGAACAGACGATGGAATAAATAGTTGAGGACAGTAGCGAATACACCTTGAAGCCAACAAAAAGCAATCATCTGCTATATCAGGCCGAGCTGTGAACTCCTGCAGCAAGAAATAATGATCCAGCTTGCCACACTACCAATTCATATGTTGCAAAGAATGTGTGACATGGATCATACCTGAATATTTGTGAGAAGCCGGGTGGTGTGCTGGAAGAGAGCCTCAATCAAATTCTTCAAGTAGTCAGCACAAGATGGATCTGAACCAAAAATCTGAAAAACCAATAAACAATCAAAATTATAGCGAATTAATTACCACTTAACATCAATTGTGTACAATCTATAGTCAACAATAGAATTGCGAGATGCATAACAGTCAACTTTTGTTTATAGAATATACGAAATTCAGTTAAGAAATGAGAACAGGCaataaaatattacaaatttgCAATACTGAAACACACACACAACAAATTTAAACAGGCATAGAATGTTGCCATACTTCAAAATACTCAAAGTAGCCAACAAAAATTCAATGAAACTAAGGCAATCCCCTTTGCCTTCGCATACCAGATATCCCTTTGCCTTCGCATACCAGAGATGCTCCTCTAAAATCGAGAACCACTTCTAAAACCAAAGGTACCACTAGAGCTAAAATCGTGTATAACTTACGCAACATATTGTTACTAGAAACGGTGATAAAAATGGCAGGATAAGATAAAAATACCTTTATAACTTCACTGGAAAGATAAAGAAAGCATGGTTGGTGATGCTGCCTATATAGACTCTGAATCTCTTCCAGCATGGCACCAATGGTAACACCCATGAACCTTCCAGATGTTCTCACCTAGAAACATGTGATAGAATATTGCCACAGAGCATTCAATATTACAAACTAATCTTTTTCAACGTTGACAATGCATAGAACCAGAGTTGAGCATTTGTACAGGCTCTTTAGGAGGAAGAAACCACCTGGGAACTggcattaaattttaaatttgtatcatTGACATGGCTGACAAACAGCCAACTAAAACATAGCTTACTACacagaagaaaaacagcacatcACATTGTGTTGCAAACATGATGAAAAATTCCATGCATAAACTTGACAGATCACAGAATCAAAATTGGAGAGAGGGTTGATTCAGGCACACAAGACTAACATTAATAAGAGTGTTAAAATTAATTGCCTAATTCAATTGCACAATTCGATGGTAAAATTCACACCAGCTTATTATGGTGATGGTTGGTTGTTATTTTACATTTAAGGAATATAGCAAAGCTAATGGTTTAGCTTACTCACTGCATATTTACATGCTCTGCATAGAGATTCCATTGTTCTCATGTCCCATGCACGACTGGCAATATTGTCATAAAAATTGTCTCAGACAAAGCAAGCATCAAAAAGTAAAATAACAGATGAATgaataaacaaacaaacaaacaaacaaacttaAGAAAAATATGGAAATCAGAAGAAATTTGGGTTACTTACAGATCAAAAATAGCTTTGAAAATAGGCCAGAGCCGTTGAATAGCATCTGCCACAACTTCAGGATGGTTTACATACCTACAAGCAGAAAGTGTTCACAACTGTGAAAAAAATTGTTTAAGACAACACAAGGCTGGGCCTGACATGGGGGCGTGTAGGCATAATATAAATTTGGAACACACCTGAAGATGTAAGCAAATCTATCAATGTGAATTGTTAACTGCCGAGAAGGTCTTTTGCTTAAGATCTCTGGaccttgattgatggcttcctgaTATAGCAAAATGTAGAAAGTGTAATTATTAAGGAAAAATGTATGACAAAAACATCCCTGTACACCAATACCAACCTGTAAAGGAGATATAATTGGTATGCATAATGCCTCAAGAGCTCTCTTCGCATCatctggaggaagttcagtaACAACCACACTGCATGGGAATTAAGATCAAACCACATCAGTCGAGATAGAATCAATCACCAAAAATACTATCCCTATATATTTCAAGGATCCTGGATACCTTAAGGCCTCAACTAGATGCAACGAGTCCTCAGCAGGGACTTTGAAACTATCTTCCCCATTCACAGTCCTATTGTAGATATGGAACAGACCCTCTAAGCATCCACAAAGCTTTTTCCGGCAGTCTAAAACATAACCAAATCATTTGACTCGTGCTTAACATAccgaataatgaaaaaaatttcaATCACAAACTCTAAATACTAACGTGAAATCtgaagtaaaaaaataataataattattgtctTCATCTTAATTTTAATactcttcaatctcaattaatAGGTTCCAGAAAAAGTAATGGAAATTAACTTTTGCagatacaataaaaaaaagatattaataacAAAACTTATTCAATCACTTGCAGATTACAAGCTGTGGACCAAATATATCCTAACACTCAAATCTAATCCAGAATCAagtaatatttgaataaatatatcCTTGATTAGCTATTATCCTCAATCAATATCCTCTTTTAAAAATTCTCCATAAGCTATTTTtgcatctttttttttataaaaggaaAAGTAGATCCCTGTAATGCTTTCTTCAAACACAATCTAAGCATAAATAAGTTGTATTCCCTAATAAAAGCACCAGAAAGTTTTGACGACGTATGAAAATGATAGAATCAAACACTCCAGACAAAATGCTAGTGCTAAACTTAGTTAGGAGCACAAAAATTGAATTGATATCTGTAATAGTCTTCACTCTTCATCATGTTGGCACCAACTGTTGCAACTCACAAAATCAATTCTTTAACTTTCCAACAAGCATACAAAAAGTGAATGAATATACTCAAACAGTAAACTTTACCATCACAGATGTGCCTGAATGCCAAAGCAGCAGCAGCTGCACATTCCTCGGATGTACCCATTCCCTTCATTAAGATATCCAAAACTGAAGGCAGTATGGACACTCCACATGATGCAGAATCAAGCCATTTTGAATAAGCTCCAATTGTTAAGCACACTAAAATTATGGAACAAGCAGATAAACAGCAATTTAATTAGTAAATTTGGTATtgaaatttaaaaggaaaagCTACATTATTAATTACACATACAGGGCAATGGGCCAGGAACTAAATAAACTTTGAGAGAGGATAATAGGCACATTACCAGTCTGTAGTAACTGGGGTTGAAGCGGAAGTTTCGGAAGCAGAGCCATGATCTGCATGAAATGTGAATATAAATAATAGAATCCATAAGCTAGCAATAGAACAAGTTTAGAGAGAGACAGCGTGCAGTTAACATAGTGCATGTAAAACTATGTAACATGCTAGAGAGTTGGTGTTTTGAGTAGAAGTTTTGGCTGCTAAACCTTACATGGATTGTCAAAATTAAAAGTTATTTACAAATCATTAATGTTTAAATTAATGATCTGTTGATgattaatgtttaaattttctccATTACTGTTCGTTGTCATATTATATAAACTTATTGCTTAAGGTAGTATTTGGATTGTGTATTAGACAGAGACAATGGAGTCAAAGACACAGAAAATGTCACTGTTGTTTGTTGGTAGTAACAAAAGACAAGgcaaaagagggggggggggggggggggaaaggAGGGAGGAGGGGGTGGGGGGTGGGGGGACTAAGTTCTATCTCCACTGTCCCCTTATTTTGGGTAGCACAGTAAACACAGGAACCTGGTACAAAAAGTTTTAGCATATTTGTAATTGTACTTCTGTTGCAGGGAAATGAACCAATCACAGCTTAAGGGGATTCATTTTAAAGCACAATAAGTTGTATCACATCTTACTATCAATCTCCATATCCAAAAgagagcaaaaataaaataagacatgCTCAGAATTTCATCCACATCAGTTCAGAGATGTAATGAAAATGAAGGATTTTGTGACTGATGTTAAATATCAAGTATcaattgaaataattaaaactaaGATGTTAAATCATGTAGCCATATTTGGGCAAGATTAATATAACCACCATTACAAATTTTTAAGGAGTAACAATACCTGAGGCATTACTTCTGCTTCAACAACTGACACATAATTTGATATAGCCCGAATACAAAATAAGGCAGCCTCTGCTGGACGCCAATCCTTGTGTTCATTATTACCATGGCCAGATACAGCCTAAATTTTTGAGATTGGGTGCAGAAAAAGGGGTTAGGAAGTCATTCACATTGTTTAGGCAAAAGCAATTTATATAATGAAGAGGAATACAGACAGGATCTACAATTTAAAGGATAATATTTAACCAAAggcaaaggaaaaggaaaagagaagtcAAGATCAAGCGAATAATGAAATTTATGTATTACATAGAAATTATGGTAGTgttttggtggagagacagagactaagagacagagattgaaataaatcttagtattctgtttggtgcaaagtgggagacaaaaattggaataaattaattgaaatgaaggtattttaggtataaaatgttattaaagtttcagtatccatctttaaaaattttagtcccatgtgtccctactttttggaaatactgaaatactgaaattttggggacagagacaaaaattttagtactagtctctaaaccaacaaacatgatactgagtctcagtctcccaGTCTCTGTCTTAGTACCTCAACAAACGCTACCTATGAGCTCAATCTCTCACAATAAGAAGTTCCACTAATCAATATAGACAACGCATCTTCAATTCATCCACATATACAATACACACCTCAAGGAGTTTCATATATAGAATTCTTAGAGTAGCATCACCACCAAGAACTGATGCCGCATCCGTTAATACATCCGCAACAGCTGAAACAACAATTTATAGTTAGCCTTTATAGATACCATGTATTTCTGGTTAAGGCCTTAAAGCCTCCACACACAATGTAAGCAACAAATTTAAGCATTAGtggtaatttttttattgaataaatttgACAAACATTTGCAGTGAGCACCTGGTACATATCCATGAAAACATAACTTCCATCTGCTAATATATGGTCAAAATACTATCTATTATTACATACCATATTGGACTGTCACTTATCAACCAGCAGTTCAATGCCCGAGTGTGCACTAATTTTCTCTTTccaaaagaaagaatgaaaaatcCATATATAACAGAGCACCAGAGGCTACTACTGCACTGTCATATTTATAGAATATGCAATTCGAAACCACAAACTATTGACGCCTACAACGTGAAACAATTCAGCAATACTAATGAAAAACTATGGCTCTATAACTTAAGTCTACAAGAACAAGAAATTCCATAACTTGCCTTTAGTACACTGAattatcaattatctattatctattacaAATATAATGGGGAATTGAGAATTCCCCCATTTGGTGTCCAATTCTTAGGTTCCAAAATTGTGTCAATTATGGACATTTTTGATACAAAGCTTTTTCTTTAATAACTTTCAGGAAGTTAAGGCAGGCACTAAGTGCATACACATTATTAGCAGTAATAGTGAGGATACTAGTAATCATGATGAAATAATATTAGTATTCAGTACTCTTATTAGAAGGAATTCAATGAAATAATACATGAGACATAAAAGAGGATGACAAACAAATGCAAGACAACAATACCATATTACCATATTTTGTCTGCTTAAATTCCTTAAGGTCCTCATATGATAGGTCTTGATAATCTTCAGGATACTGAACTCGAAAGCTAACCTGTAAAACATCCATGAAAAAGGTAGTAACATGAAACATTTAAGAACTACAGAAACTATTATCTAGAAATAAGAAGT
This window contains:
- the LOC112722423 gene encoding serine/threonine-protein kinase AtPK2/AtPK19, whose translation is MVSTSQKKSLHSLMAANLSKLTIPCSSSSPPPNNEQDFDFNHVFGHHHDEPSAAMSPHVIHSRSHSFVGPSPRVAPPSNPILSFVNELSSQSEGEESEQVPLNVIEEEKVSPRIGPADFEILRVVGQGSFGKVFLVRKKKKQQHQKKESEEECCEDGVFAMKVMRKETIIKKNHVDYMKAERDILTKVVHPFIVQLRYSFQTKSKLYLILDFINGGHLFFHLYRQGIFSEDQARIYTAEIVSAVSHLHKNGIVHRDLKPENILMDGDGHVMLTDFGLSKEIDESGRSNSMCGTMEYMAPEIILAKGHNKDADWWSIGILLYEMLTGKAPFTHTNKKKLQEKIIKEKVKLPPTVSTEAHSLLKGLLQKDPSTRLGNGPNGDEQIKSHKWFRPINWKKLEARELKPKFKPDVSGKECTANFDQCWTAMPPDDSPASTPTAGDHFHGYTYVAPNPWLSSK
- the LOC112722422 gene encoding transportin MOS14, producing the protein MDLQNTVKEALNALYHHPDDAVRMQADRYLQDFQRTLDAWQVADNLLHDSSSNLETLIFCSQTLRSKVQRDFEELPSTAFRPLRDSLNNLLKKFHKGHPKVRTQISIAVAALAVHVPAEDWGDGGIVKWLRDEMDSHPEYIPGFLELLTVLPEEVLNYKIAARPERRRQFEKELTSQMEIALNILTACLAISELKEQVLEAFASWLRLKHGIPGSVLSTHPLVLTALSSLNSEFLSEASVNVISELIHYTAAGGVDGVSANMPLIQVIVPKVMNLKTQLSDSTKDEEDVKAIARLFADMGDSYVELIATGPNESMLIVHALLEVASHPEYDIASMTFNFWHSLQLNLTRRESNIQYVNEASIEAERNRRLLVFRPAYESLVSLVSFRVQYPEDYQDLSYEDLKEFKQTKYAVADVLTDAASVLGGDATLRILYMKLLEAVSGHGNNEHKDWRPAEAALFCIRAISNYVSVVEAEVMPQIMALLPKLPLQPQLLQTVCLTIGAYSKWLDSASCGVSILPSVLDILMKGMGTSEECAAAAALAFRHICDDCRKKLCGCLEGLFHIYNRTVNGEDSFKVPAEDSLHLVEALSVVVTELPPDDAKRALEALCIPIISPLQEAINQGPEILSKRPSRQLTIHIDRFAYIFRYVNHPEVVADAIQRLWPIFKAIFDLRAWDMRTMESLCRACKYAVRTSGRFMGVTIGAMLEEIQSLYRQHHQPCFLYLSSEVIKIFGSDPSCADYLKNLIEALFQHTTRLLTNIQEFTARPDIADDCFLLASRCIRYCPQLFIPSSVLPSLVDCSMIGITVQHREASKSILHFLADIFDLANSALGEQFIPIRDGVIIPRGASITRILVASLTGALPKSRVDVVSYTLLALMRAYGSRALQWAKECVLLIPSTAITDVERSRFLSALSDAASGGDTNGLIVPVEEFSDVCRRNRAVQEIVQEALRPLELNLGIVS